In one window of Pseudodesulfovibrio sediminis DNA:
- the rpmD gene encoding 50S ribosomal protein L30, which produces MIKVKQIKSKIACKPDQVKTLEALGLRRINHVKEHDDNPVIRGMIYKVRHLVEVVE; this is translated from the coding sequence GTGATAAAAGTTAAACAGATCAAAAGTAAGATTGCGTGCAAGCCTGATCAGGTTAAAACCCTGGAAGCTTTGGGCCTGCGCAGAATCAATCATGTCAAAGAGCACGATGACAATCCTGTTATCCGCGGCATGATCTATAAGGTCAGGCACCTGGTGGAGGTAGTAGAATAA
- the rplO gene encoding 50S ribosomal protein L15 has translation MRLHELYAFPEEYKNRKRIGRGSGSGWGKTSAKGHKGQNSRSGGGVRPGFEGGQMPLARRLPKRGFKNPFREEYEAVNVGRLLAMFEGKEEITLKDMYDRGVVKNGAPVKVLGTGDVATAVTIEAHRFSASAADKIAKAGGTAKAIEA, from the coding sequence ATGAGACTGCATGAACTCTACGCCTTCCCGGAAGAGTACAAGAATCGCAAGCGCATTGGTCGCGGCTCCGGCTCCGGCTGGGGTAAAACCTCTGCCAAGGGTCACAAGGGTCAGAACTCCCGCTCCGGCGGTGGTGTTCGTCCCGGTTTTGAAGGCGGCCAGATGCCTCTGGCTCGTCGTCTGCCCAAGCGCGGATTCAAGAATCCCTTCCGTGAAGAGTACGAAGCTGTGAACGTTGGTCGTTTGCTGGCCATGTTCGAAGGCAAGGAAGAGATCACCCTTAAGGACATGTATGACCGTGGCGTTGTTAAAAATGGCGCTCCCGTCAAAGTCCTTGGTACTGGTGATGTCGCAACGGCTGTGACCATTGAAGCTCATCGCTTCAGCGCGTCTGCTGCCGATAAAATTGCCAAGGCCGGCGGCACTGCCAAGGCCATTGAAGCCTAA
- the map gene encoding type I methionyl aminopeptidase: protein MKKFRGVFLKNDKEIGLMREANRIVSRILDELGENVKPGVSTMHFEEICRARCKEYDVRPAFLGYQGFPFALCCSVNEEIVHGFPSEERIITEGDIVSFDMGVVYNGFFGDSARTFGVGQVAEETQKLMDVTRESLYKGIEQAIPGNNLYDISAAIQSYVEGFGFGIVRRFVGHGIGSHLHEKPEIPNFVPKGMTGIPLKAGMVLAIEPMVTVGTHEVDVLEDNWTAVTKDRKLSAHFEHTIAVTSGGPRILSLSD, encoded by the coding sequence TTGAAAAAATTCAGGGGAGTCTTCCTTAAGAACGACAAAGAGATTGGCCTCATGCGTGAGGCCAATCGTATTGTTTCCCGGATTCTCGATGAGCTCGGTGAAAACGTCAAACCAGGCGTTTCCACCATGCACTTCGAGGAGATTTGCAGAGCCAGGTGCAAAGAGTACGATGTACGTCCGGCATTCCTTGGGTACCAGGGTTTTCCCTTTGCGCTTTGTTGTTCTGTCAATGAAGAAATAGTGCACGGCTTTCCTTCCGAAGAGCGAATTATTACGGAAGGAGACATTGTCAGTTTTGATATGGGCGTCGTGTATAATGGTTTTTTTGGTGACTCCGCACGTACTTTTGGTGTAGGGCAAGTTGCTGAAGAGACGCAGAAACTCATGGATGTAACTCGTGAGTCTCTGTATAAAGGTATCGAACAAGCCATACCTGGAAACAACCTGTATGACATCTCCGCGGCAATCCAGTCATATGTCGAAGGGTTTGGCTTTGGAATAGTTCGTCGTTTTGTAGGACACGGGATCGGCAGTCATCTTCATGAAAAGCCAGAGATCCCCAACTTCGTCCCCAAGGGCATGACCGGCATTCCTCTAAAGGCCGGGATGGTGCTTGCCATTGAGCCGATGGTCACGGTTGGGACCCACGAAGTTGATGTTCTTGAGGATAATTGGACAGCAGTAACCAAGGACAGGAAACTGTCTGCTCATTTTGAGCATACCATTGCTGTTACCTCCGGCGGACCAAGGATATTGAGTTTGTCTGATTGA
- the rpsE gene encoding 30S ribosomal protein S5, with amino-acid sequence MEQNESGLIEKIVYLNRVAKVVKGGRRFSFSCLVVVGDGEGGVGYGLGKANEVPEAIRKASERAKKSMINVPLLDGTLPYEVLGRYGAGRVVLKPASRGTGIIAGGPVRAIMEAVGVHDILTKAIGTNNPHNVLRATIAGLESLRSAEEVSALRGVPVSTPRK; translated from the coding sequence ATGGAACAGAATGAAAGTGGATTGATTGAAAAAATCGTCTACCTCAATCGAGTCGCCAAGGTTGTCAAGGGTGGCCGCCGTTTCAGCTTCAGCTGCCTGGTGGTCGTCGGTGATGGTGAAGGTGGAGTCGGATATGGACTGGGAAAGGCCAACGAAGTGCCTGAAGCCATTCGCAAGGCGTCTGAACGCGCCAAGAAGAGCATGATCAATGTTCCTCTGCTGGACGGCACCCTTCCGTATGAGGTTCTGGGACGCTATGGTGCAGGCCGCGTTGTTTTGAAGCCTGCAAGCCGTGGTACCGGTATCATCGCCGGTGGTCCCGTTCGTGCGATCATGGAAGCCGTTGGCGTCCATGACATCCTGACCAAGGCTATTGGCACCAATAATCCGCACAACGTGCTGCGTGCCACTATTGCCGGTCTCGAGTCGCTTCGGAGCGCCGAGGAAGTTTCCGCCCTGCGCGGAGTCCCGGTTTCTACTCCGAGAAAGTAA
- the rpsK gene encoding 30S ribosomal protein S11, protein MAKPRRSGKKKEKKNIPVGIAHVKATFNNTIVTFTDVKGNVVSWASAGAHFKGSRKSTPFAAQMAAESAAKRAQDSGMRTVGIYVKGPGSGREAAMRAINNAGFKVTFIRDITPIPHNGCRPPKRRRV, encoded by the coding sequence ATGGCTAAACCCCGTCGATCTGGGAAGAAAAAAGAAAAGAAGAACATTCCCGTCGGTATTGCCCATGTGAAAGCCACGTTCAATAACACGATCGTGACTTTTACCGATGTTAAAGGCAATGTCGTCAGTTGGGCTTCCGCTGGTGCTCATTTTAAGGGCTCCCGCAAGTCTACTCCTTTCGCGGCACAGATGGCTGCTGAATCCGCCGCCAAGCGCGCTCAGGATTCCGGCATGCGTACAGTCGGCATTTACGTCAAGGGCCCTGGCTCCGGACGTGAGGCCGCCATGCGCGCCATCAACAACGCTGGTTTCAAGGTGACCTTCATTCGGGATATCACACCGATTCCCCACAATGGTTGCCGTCCGCCGAAACGCCGCAGGGTCTAA
- the secY gene encoding preprotein translocase subunit SecY, whose protein sequence is MSGVDNIARLPELRNKLLWTFALLAVYRMGIHIPIPGVDSAALSEFFAQAQNTLFGIFDMFSGGGLSKMSIFALGIMPYISASIILQLLTVVSPELKRLQKEEGEAGRKKITQYTRYGTVLITIVQGFAIATGLESMSSPTGAPMVLFSGIGFKLMTILTLTAGTVFLMWLGEQMTEKGIGNGISLIIYAGIIAGLPSALIKTVQLMTLGEISLFILIFLLVVMAATLAFIVFMERGQRRIPIHYAKRQHGRRMMGGQTTHLPLKINTAGVIPPIFASSILMFPATLAQFSNNEFLKDFSSFLSPDSIVYNLLFIGIIIFFCYFYTAIMFDPKGIAENIQKQGGFIPGIRPGNRTREHIDKVLARITLWGALYVSAVCVLPMVLISKFSVPFYFGGTSLLIVVGVAMDFMGQIESYLISRQYEGLMGKGNKLKGRR, encoded by the coding sequence ATGTCAGGAGTTGATAACATTGCCCGGTTGCCTGAGCTGCGTAACAAGCTGCTCTGGACGTTCGCACTGCTCGCTGTCTACCGGATGGGCATTCACATCCCTATTCCCGGCGTCGATAGTGCTGCGCTGTCCGAGTTTTTCGCACAGGCGCAAAACACCCTCTTCGGGATATTCGACATGTTCTCAGGTGGTGGACTCAGCAAGATGTCCATCTTTGCCCTGGGGATCATGCCGTACATCTCGGCCTCGATCATCTTGCAGCTTCTGACTGTTGTCAGCCCGGAGCTCAAGCGTCTTCAGAAAGAAGAAGGCGAGGCTGGACGAAAGAAAATAACCCAGTATACCAGATACGGGACCGTACTCATTACCATCGTGCAGGGCTTTGCCATTGCCACCGGTCTTGAGTCCATGAGTTCACCCACGGGTGCACCCATGGTCCTGTTCTCCGGTATCGGGTTCAAATTGATGACTATATTGACCCTGACCGCCGGAACCGTGTTCCTGATGTGGTTGGGGGAACAAATGACTGAAAAGGGAATCGGAAACGGTATCTCCCTGATTATCTACGCCGGTATCATCGCGGGCCTTCCGTCCGCGCTGATCAAGACCGTGCAGTTGATGACTCTGGGTGAAATCTCTCTGTTTATCCTGATCTTCCTCCTGGTTGTGATGGCTGCTACGTTGGCCTTCATCGTCTTTATGGAGCGTGGTCAGCGCAGGATTCCGATTCACTATGCCAAGCGTCAGCATGGTCGGAGAATGATGGGTGGGCAGACTACGCACCTGCCCTTGAAGATTAACACCGCTGGTGTTATCCCTCCCATCTTCGCCTCATCCATACTGATGTTCCCTGCGACACTCGCACAGTTTTCGAACAACGAGTTTCTCAAGGATTTCTCCAGTTTCCTGAGCCCTGATTCCATTGTGTACAATCTTTTGTTCATCGGAATCATCATCTTCTTCTGCTATTTCTATACGGCGATCATGTTTGATCCCAAGGGAATAGCAGAGAACATCCAGAAGCAGGGCGGCTTCATACCGGGCATTCGTCCGGGTAACCGCACTCGTGAGCACATCGATAAAGTGCTGGCCCGCATTACTCTGTGGGGAGCCTTGTATGTGTCTGCGGTGTGTGTGCTGCCAATGGTTCTGATTAGTAAATTCAGTGTCCCGTTTTATTTCGGTGGTACTTCTTTGCTGATCGTGGTCGGCGTGGCCATGGATTTCATGGGCCAGATCGAATCCTATCTGATTTCGCGTCAGTATGAAGGTTTGATGGGGAAAGGTAATAAACTGAAGGGCAGGCGTTAA
- the rpsM gene encoding 30S ribosomal protein S13 yields the protein MARIAGVDLPKNKRMDIALTYIYGIGRTMALKILADTKVDLNTNSDNLTADEVSAIRTEIENNYKVEGDLRREISTNIKRLMDIGCYRGLRHRRGLPVRGQKSKTNARTRKGPRRSVMGRKKK from the coding sequence ATGGCACGTATTGCTGGTGTTGATCTGCCGAAGAATAAGCGCATGGATATTGCGCTGACGTACATTTACGGCATCGGCCGGACCATGGCCCTGAAGATTCTCGCTGATACTAAGGTAGACCTGAACACCAACAGTGACAACCTCACTGCTGATGAAGTTTCTGCCATCCGTACCGAGATTGAAAATAATTACAAAGTTGAGGGTGATCTCCGCCGTGAGATTTCCACCAACATTAAACGCCTGATGGACATTGGTTGCTACCGTGGCCTGCGCCATCGTCGCGGTCTGCCCGTTCGCGGTCAGAAATCCAAGACCAACGCCCGTACCCGTAAGGGTCCCCGCCGTTCCGTCATGGGCCGTAAGAAGAAATAA
- the rpsD gene encoding 30S ribosomal protein S4, giving the protein MARYTQAKCKLCRREGEKLFLKGDRCYTDKCAYEKRPYPPGHSGRMRHKMSDYAIQLREKQKVRRMYGVLEGQFRMYYHRADGMKGVTGHNLLMLLERRLDNVIYRLGFANSRNQARQLVLHGIFKLNGRRVNIPSMQVKAEDVIEVREEARKIPVINEAQEVIARRGCPEWLESDGANFKGTVKAMPSRDDIQFPINEQLIVELYSK; this is encoded by the coding sequence GTGGCAAGATATACACAAGCTAAATGCAAGCTGTGTCGTCGTGAGGGCGAAAAGCTCTTCCTCAAAGGCGACCGTTGCTACACTGATAAGTGCGCTTACGAAAAGCGTCCGTACCCCCCGGGACATTCCGGCCGCATGCGTCACAAGATGAGCGATTACGCCATCCAGTTGCGTGAAAAGCAGAAAGTTCGCCGTATGTACGGCGTGCTCGAAGGCCAGTTCCGTATGTACTACCATCGTGCCGACGGCATGAAGGGCGTCACCGGTCACAACCTGTTGATGCTCCTCGAACGTCGTCTCGACAACGTGATTTACCGCCTTGGCTTTGCCAACTCTCGCAACCAGGCTCGTCAGTTGGTGCTTCATGGCATCTTCAAGCTCAATGGCCGCCGTGTGAACATTCCGTCCATGCAGGTTAAAGCTGAAGACGTCATTGAGGTCCGCGAGGAAGCCCGTAAGATCCCTGTGATCAACGAGGCCCAGGAAGTCATCGCTCGTCGCGGTTGTCCCGAATGGCTGGAAAGCGACGGTGCCAACTTCAAGGGCACGGTTAAGGCCATGCCGAGCCGGGACGATATCCAGTTCCCGATCAACGAGCAGCTTATTGTCGAATTGTACTCCAAGTAA
- the rplR gene encoding 50S ribosomal protein L18, whose protein sequence is MSKSKNAQRLRRKPRIRKKISGTEARPRLVVFRSNQHIYAQLVDDVNGVTLASTSTQVLNKDGESLKANKDSAAKVGKAIAEVAQAKKIETVVFDRNGYIYHGKVKALADGAREAGLKF, encoded by the coding sequence ATGAGCAAAAGCAAGAATGCACAGAGGCTTCGTCGCAAGCCTCGCATCAGAAAGAAAATATCCGGTACCGAGGCACGGCCTCGCCTGGTCGTCTTCCGTTCCAATCAGCATATCTATGCTCAGTTGGTGGACGACGTGAATGGCGTGACCTTGGCATCCACCAGCACTCAGGTGCTGAACAAGGATGGCGAGTCTCTGAAGGCCAACAAGGATTCCGCTGCCAAGGTCGGCAAGGCTATCGCCGAAGTCGCCCAGGCAAAGAAAATCGAAACTGTTGTCTTCGACCGGAATGGTTACATCTATCACGGCAAGGTCAAAGCTCTTGCCGACGGCGCCCGCGAAGCCGGGCTTAAATTCTAG
- the rpmJ gene encoding 50S ribosomal protein L36 has protein sequence MKVRPSVKKMCSKCKVIRRNGVLRVICENPRHKQRQG, from the coding sequence ATGAAAGTCAGACCTTCTGTTAAAAAAATGTGTTCAAAGTGCAAAGTAATCAGGCGCAATGGTGTGCTCCGGGTCATCTGTGAGAACCCCCGCCACAAGCAGCGTCAAGGATAG